In Phreatobacter aquaticus, a single genomic region encodes these proteins:
- a CDS encoding DMT family transporter, whose protein sequence is MAQPNETRRAYLLLLVMPLLFSSNLVIARGMGEAVPAFTLALLRWGVAALVLLPFTFASLKMEAPVLRAHLGRILLLAFLGMWICGALVYLALGVTTATNATLIYTTSPVIVLLIETLVFGRKLSGPRLAGIVLAMIGVAVIVLKGDLGAILRLDLNIGDLGMASAAFAWALYSLVLKEEGLSRVPTLTLFATIAMAGAFLLLPFSLAELALVGGFPTTPKAWTGILALAIFSAVGAFSLYQYGVKVVGPAVTSCFLYLLPVYGVGMAVVFLGESLQPHHLAGMTLVLSGLVAATAPAHLAASVLARLGWRGPVP, encoded by the coding sequence ATGGCCCAACCCAACGAGACGAGGCGCGCCTATCTTCTGCTCCTCGTCATGCCACTCCTGTTCTCGTCCAATCTCGTCATTGCGCGCGGGATGGGCGAAGCCGTACCCGCCTTCACGCTCGCCCTGTTGCGGTGGGGCGTCGCCGCGCTGGTGCTCCTGCCATTCACCTTCGCATCGCTCAAGATGGAGGCTCCTGTCCTGCGGGCCCATTTGGGACGCATCCTGCTGCTCGCGTTCCTCGGCATGTGGATCTGCGGCGCACTTGTCTACCTGGCCCTTGGCGTGACCACCGCAACGAACGCGACGTTGATCTATACGACGTCGCCAGTGATCGTCCTGTTGATCGAGACCCTGGTCTTCGGTCGGAAGCTGTCGGGGCCGAGGCTGGCCGGTATCGTGCTGGCCATGATCGGGGTCGCGGTCATCGTGCTGAAGGGCGATCTCGGCGCGATCCTCCGGTTGGATCTCAATATCGGCGACCTTGGCATGGCATCCGCCGCGTTTGCCTGGGCGCTCTATTCGCTGGTGCTGAAGGAAGAGGGCTTGTCACGCGTGCCGACGCTGACCCTCTTCGCGACCATTGCGATGGCCGGCGCCTTTCTGCTCCTGCCCTTCAGCCTTGCCGAGCTTGCTCTTGTCGGTGGATTCCCGACCACCCCGAAGGCCTGGACCGGCATCCTGGCGCTTGCGATATTCTCGGCGGTGGGAGCCTTCTCGCTTTACCAGTATGGCGTGAAGGTGGTCGGGCCAGCGGTCACCTCGTGTTTCCTCTATCTCCTGCCGGTCTATGGTGTCGGCATGGCCGTGGTCTTCCTGGGCGAATCCCTCCAACCTCACCATCTCGCCGGCATGACCCTGGTCCTGTCGGGACTTGTGGCCGCGACCGCGCCAGCCCACCTCGCCGCCTCTGTTCTGGCGCGTCTCGGCTGGCGGGGGCCTGTGCCATGA
- the pimA gene encoding dicarboxylate--CoA ligase PimA, with protein MASRPFAWEKSYPPGVSWDTPIRITTLGDLLDGAAAAFGPRPALEFRDNILTYSDLVTRAEAFGSALLRAGLGDETTVALYLPNTPDHPISFFGAAKAGIRLVHLSPLDAERVLAYKLKDAGARVLVTSSIAPLFGMALKLHEAGLIDRLIVADDAAWGTSGIPSLPIPEKPGIIRFSDFVAGATAPAEWPSLSPDRVALLQYTGGTTGMPKGAMLSHGNLTAAVSIYDAWQMALPTGDPINDKIILVLPLFHIYALTSVMLRQLTRGSCLMLRMRFDPDQTFDDFEKRRATIFPGVPTMWIALVNHPRFATADLSSLVYAASGGAALPVEIARRFETRTGLRLTGGWGMTETSPAGTNVPNYGEPRPGTIGLPLPGLEMDICALDDPHRVMPVGEVGEIRIKGPNVTRGYWNRDEESKASYADGYFLTGDIGYMDKDGFFFIVDRKKDMIISGGFNVYPQMIEQAIYEHPAVGEVIVIGVPDGYRGEAAKAYVSLRSGASPFTLDELKAFLKDKVGRHEMPAGLEFRDSLPKTTVGKLSRAELRNEVKAGA; from the coding sequence ATGGCATCCAGGCCGTTTGCTTGGGAGAAGTCTTATCCGCCGGGCGTGTCGTGGGACACGCCGATCCGGATCACCACACTTGGCGACTTGCTGGATGGCGCAGCAGCGGCGTTCGGGCCGAGGCCGGCGCTGGAGTTTCGCGACAATATCCTGACCTATTCCGACCTGGTGACGCGGGCCGAGGCCTTTGGCTCGGCGCTGCTTCGGGCCGGCCTTGGCGATGAGACAACCGTCGCGCTCTATCTGCCGAACACGCCGGATCATCCGATTAGCTTCTTCGGTGCTGCCAAAGCCGGGATCAGGCTGGTCCATCTGAGCCCGCTCGATGCCGAACGGGTACTCGCTTACAAGCTCAAGGATGCCGGCGCGCGGGTGCTGGTAACGAGTTCGATCGCGCCATTGTTCGGCATGGCGCTGAAGCTGCATGAAGCCGGGCTGATCGACCGCCTGATTGTCGCAGACGATGCCGCCTGGGGAACCTCCGGTATCCCGTCCCTGCCGATCCCCGAGAAGCCGGGCATCATCCGCTTCTCCGACTTCGTGGCGGGCGCCACTGCGCCGGCGGAATGGCCAAGCCTTTCCCCGGATCGGGTGGCTCTGCTGCAATATACCGGTGGCACCACCGGCATGCCGAAGGGCGCCATGCTGAGCCACGGCAACCTGACCGCGGCCGTTTCCATCTATGATGCCTGGCAGATGGCATTGCCGACCGGTGATCCGATCAACGACAAGATCATCCTGGTTCTGCCGCTCTTCCACATCTACGCACTGACGAGCGTCATGCTGCGGCAACTGACCCGCGGCTCGTGCCTGATGCTCCGGATGCGGTTCGATCCTGACCAGACCTTCGACGATTTCGAAAAGCGGCGGGCCACCATCTTTCCAGGCGTCCCGACCATGTGGATCGCTCTGGTCAATCATCCGCGATTCGCAACGGCTGATCTGTCCTCGCTGGTCTATGCCGCGTCAGGCGGCGCGGCGCTGCCGGTGGAAATCGCGCGGCGGTTCGAGACCCGCACCGGGCTGCGGCTGACTGGCGGCTGGGGCATGACCGAGACGTCGCCCGCCGGCACCAATGTGCCCAATTATGGCGAGCCGCGGCCCGGCACGATCGGCCTGCCGTTGCCGGGCCTCGAGATGGATATCTGCGCGCTCGACGATCCCCACCGGGTGATGCCGGTGGGCGAGGTCGGCGAAATCCGGATCAAGGGGCCGAATGTCACGCGCGGCTACTGGAATCGCGACGAGGAAAGCAAGGCCTCCTATGCCGACGGTTATTTCCTGACCGGCGACATTGGCTATATGGACAAGGATGGCTTCTTCTTCATTGTCGACCGCAAGAAGGACATGATCATTTCCGGCGGTTTCAACGTCTATCCGCAGATGATCGAGCAGGCGATCTATGAACACCCAGCCGTCGGTGAGGTCATCGTCATCGGCGTGCCTGATGGCTATCGCGGCGAAGCGGCCAAGGCCTATGTCAGCCTGCGATCGGGAGCCTCCCCCTTCACGCTGGATGAGCTCAAGGCGTTCCTCAAGGACAAGGTTGGGCGGCACGAGATGCCGGCAGGACTGGAATTTCGTGACAGCCTGCCAAAGACGACTGTGGGCAAGCTGTCGCGCGCGGAACTGCGCAATGAGGTCAAAGCCGGCGCCTGA
- a CDS encoding SPOR domain-containing protein, with protein sequence MLLKAKRDKSEASQEIGLEGLTDEPPQRLVSRLATWAGVAMLFMGAAIMAARTETGQQRIARLGAPQPAAVQVAQRSEPPRTVAADPLAIYETRRLADQVRLLAAEREQLTDRIAAMERTVGDVTASIPRDRVAAPSPESAPNRETPIPRQAIRVIETAPPPPRPSNVSSAETGGGATDGGAPATAPVPVPAPNAALTPSPGAQDSTAIRTEFGVDLAGESSIEALRTRWQQLRAQHGPILDGLRPVITVQEAASRPGSVELRLIVGPLSNANAATRLCATFSAAGVNCKPAAFDGQRLALR encoded by the coding sequence ATGCTGTTGAAGGCCAAGCGCGACAAGAGCGAGGCATCGCAAGAGATCGGGCTCGAAGGGCTGACCGATGAGCCGCCCCAGCGCCTTGTCTCGCGGCTCGCGACGTGGGCGGGGGTGGCCATGCTGTTCATGGGCGCGGCCATCATGGCGGCGCGGACAGAAACCGGCCAGCAGAGGATCGCAAGGCTCGGTGCGCCGCAACCAGCCGCCGTTCAGGTAGCGCAAAGGAGCGAGCCGCCTCGTACCGTCGCCGCGGATCCGCTAGCCATTTACGAGACACGCCGGCTTGCCGATCAGGTGCGCCTGCTCGCTGCGGAACGGGAGCAGTTGACCGACCGGATCGCCGCCATGGAGCGCACGGTCGGCGATGTGACCGCTTCCATTCCGCGCGACCGTGTGGCCGCACCCTCCCCTGAATCCGCGCCGAACCGGGAAACGCCTATCCCCCGGCAAGCAATCCGCGTGATTGAGACCGCGCCACCGCCTCCCCGTCCTTCGAATGTGTCGTCAGCGGAGACTGGCGGCGGCGCAACCGATGGCGGCGCTCCGGCAACTGCCCCCGTACCCGTTCCAGCGCCCAACGCGGCGCTGACGCCGTCGCCAGGTGCACAGGACTCGACGGCCATCAGGACCGAATTCGGCGTCGACCTCGCAGGCGAGAGTTCTATCGAGGCCTTGAGGACCCGCTGGCAGCAGTTGCGCGCCCAGCATGGCCCCATTCTGGATGGCTTGCGTCCCGTGATCACCGTGCAGGAGGCCGCCAGCCGGCCCGGTTCGGTTGAATTGCGGTTGATCGTCGGACCCTTGTCGAACGCCAACGCAGCCACGCGGCTATGCGCGACCTTCTCCGCCGCAGGAGTGAATTGCAAACCGGCGGCTTTCGACGGACAAAGGTTGGCATTGCGATAG
- the queF gene encoding preQ(1) synthase: MADLKLGKTVGIPASPEEAELDRVPNPHPDTNYVARFAVPEFTSLCPVTGQPDFAHLVIDYVPDQWLVESKSLKLYLSSFRNHGAFHEDCTVAVGRTLVGLLAPRWLRIGGYWYPRGGIPIDVFWQTGEPLQGVWLPDQGVAAYRGRG; this comes from the coding sequence ATGGCCGACCTGAAGCTTGGCAAGACTGTCGGCATTCCCGCCTCACCGGAGGAGGCCGAACTCGACCGGGTGCCGAACCCGCACCCCGATACCAACTATGTCGCGCGATTCGCCGTCCCGGAATTCACGTCATTGTGCCCGGTCACCGGTCAGCCCGACTTCGCGCATCTGGTGATCGACTATGTGCCGGATCAGTGGCTGGTCGAATCGAAATCGCTGAAGCTCTACCTGTCGTCGTTCCGCAATCACGGCGCGTTCCACGAAGACTGCACCGTCGCGGTCGGAAGGACACTGGTCGGTCTGCTCGCGCCACGCTGGCTTCGCATCGGAGGCTACTGGTACCCCCGAGGCGGCATTCCCATCGATGTCTTCTGGCAGACGGGCGAGCCGCTGCAGGGCGTCTGGCTTCCCGATCAGGGGGTGGCCGCCTATCGCGGACGGGGATGA
- a CDS encoding ankyrin repeat domain-containing protein, translated as MTRIDEYDFGIAHPADRDLTAAAFRCEPLGIVRALRQGALVDVASRNGFTPLMWVAFRSAVGFDPIGAARWLIAAGSDINRSGGKPPTVALTLACEMGSTALVEHMLLSGADPNPPAHVDPPLHSALPQLDIVRLLLSAGAERTRLWNGLTALDRYEELWRDPRHGDPDQDALIRHLLG; from the coding sequence GTGACCAGGATTGACGAGTACGATTTCGGCATCGCGCATCCGGCAGACCGCGACCTGACGGCGGCAGCCTTCCGATGCGAGCCCCTCGGCATCGTGAGAGCGCTTCGGCAGGGCGCCCTGGTCGACGTCGCCAGCCGCAACGGCTTCACACCCCTGATGTGGGTCGCATTCCGCAGCGCCGTGGGTTTTGACCCGATCGGCGCCGCCCGATGGCTGATCGCCGCTGGCAGCGACATCAACCGCTCGGGCGGCAAGCCGCCGACGGTCGCGCTCACGCTGGCCTGCGAAATGGGTTCGACCGCGCTGGTGGAGCATATGTTGCTGAGTGGCGCCGATCCCAATCCGCCTGCCCATGTCGATCCGCCCCTGCACAGTGCGCTGCCGCAACTCGACATCGTTCGCCTGTTGCTCTCGGCCGGGGCGGAACGCACGCGTCTCTGGAACGGGCTGACAGCGCTCGATCGCTACGAGGAATTATGGCGCGATCCGCGCCATGGCGATCCTGATCAGGATGCCTTGATACGGCATTTGCTGGGATAG
- the eno gene encoding phosphopyruvate hydratase, translating to MTAIIDIVAREILDSRGNPTVEVDVVLDDGSSGRAAVPSGASTGAHEAVELRDGDKSRYMGKGVLKAVDAVNGEIFDALSGFDATNQVQIDNTMIALDGTANKSRLGANAILGVSLATAKAAAISRELSLYKYVGGAFAHVLPVPMMNIVNGGAHADNPIDFQEFMIMPVGAPTFADAVRMGSEIFHTLKAGLKKDGHNTNVGDEGGFAPNLKSAQAALDFVMAAIDKAGYKAGDDVVIALDCAATEFFKDGAYVYEGERKTRDPKAQAKYLAKLVADYPIRSIEDGMAEDDLEGWKILTDLVGSKCQLVGDDLFVTNTKRLSMGIDKGLANSILVKVNQIGTLTETLAAVSMAHNSGYTAVMSHRSGETEDATIADLAVATNCGQIKTGSLARSDRTAKYNQLIRIEEELGPQAHYAGRGALKAKG from the coding sequence ATGACCGCCATCATCGACATCGTTGCCCGTGAGATCCTCGACAGCCGCGGCAATCCGACGGTTGAGGTCGATGTGGTACTCGACGATGGGTCCAGCGGACGGGCGGCGGTTCCCTCGGGCGCTTCCACCGGCGCCCACGAGGCGGTCGAACTGCGCGACGGGGACAAGTCCCGCTACATGGGCAAGGGCGTGCTGAAGGCGGTGGACGCCGTCAACGGCGAGATCTTCGACGCGCTGTCCGGTTTCGACGCGACCAACCAGGTCCAGATCGACAACACGATGATTGCCCTCGATGGCACGGCCAACAAGTCGCGTCTCGGTGCCAATGCGATCCTCGGCGTGTCGCTGGCCACCGCCAAGGCGGCCGCGATCTCGCGAGAGTTGTCACTCTACAAATATGTCGGTGGCGCCTTCGCCCATGTTTTGCCCGTGCCGATGATGAACATCGTCAATGGCGGCGCCCATGCTGACAATCCCATCGACTTCCAGGAATTCATGATCATGCCGGTCGGCGCGCCGACCTTCGCCGACGCGGTGCGCATGGGTTCGGAGATCTTCCACACCCTGAAAGCCGGCCTCAAGAAGGACGGCCACAACACCAATGTCGGCGACGAGGGTGGCTTTGCGCCGAACCTCAAGTCGGCTCAGGCCGCGCTCGACTTCGTCATGGCCGCCATCGACAAGGCTGGCTACAAGGCGGGCGACGACGTGGTCATCGCCCTCGACTGCGCCGCAACCGAGTTCTTCAAGGACGGCGCCTATGTCTATGAGGGCGAGCGCAAGACGCGCGATCCCAAGGCGCAGGCGAAATATCTCGCCAAGCTGGTCGCCGATTATCCGATCCGGTCCATCGAGGACGGCATGGCGGAAGATGATCTGGAAGGCTGGAAGATCCTGACTGACCTCGTCGGGTCCAAGTGCCAGCTCGTCGGCGACGATCTGTTCGTCACCAACACCAAGCGCCTCTCGATGGGCATCGACAAGGGGCTGGCCAATTCCATTCTCGTGAAGGTCAACCAGATCGGCACGCTGACCGAGACCCTCGCGGCCGTGTCGATGGCGCACAACTCTGGCTATACGGCGGTGATGTCGCATCGTTCGGGCGAAACCGAGGACGCGACGATCGCCGATCTCGCGGTGGCGACCAATTGCGGGCAGATCAAGACCGGCTCGCTCGCGCGCTCGGACCGCACCGCAAAGTACAATCAGCTCATCCGCATCGAGGAGGAGCTTGGTCCCCAGGCGCATTACGCCGGCCGTGGCGCATTGAAGGCCAAGGGCTGA
- a CDS encoding Rid family hydrolase: MERQLVSSGSYLEPEIGFSRAVRVGPHVVVAGTAPIAPAGGTAAIGDVYGQTVRCLEIAIEALAKAGATAAHVTRTRMMLTDITQWREAARAHGEIFRDVRPVCTFVQVSAFIDPDWLVEVEIDAVIA, translated from the coding sequence ATGGAGCGTCAGCTGGTGTCGTCCGGCTCCTATCTGGAGCCGGAAATCGGGTTCTCGCGGGCTGTGCGGGTTGGGCCACACGTGGTCGTCGCCGGCACCGCCCCAATTGCCCCGGCAGGCGGAACAGCGGCCATCGGCGACGTCTATGGTCAGACCGTGCGCTGCCTTGAGATCGCGATCGAGGCTCTTGCCAAGGCAGGGGCGACAGCCGCCCACGTCACGCGAACCCGCATGATGCTGACGGACATCACCCAGTGGCGCGAGGCTGCGCGCGCCCATGGCGAGATCTTTCGGGATGTGCGGCCAGTCTGCACCTTCGTTCAGGTGTCAGCTTTCATTGACCCCGACTGGCTGGTCGAGGTCGAGATCGACGCGGTGATCGCCTGA
- a CDS encoding YbjN domain-containing protein: protein MTKRLPVFAAIAATLAFASAMPDAYAQKRAPQQERPPQRDDGAPLGETIGRITPQQMAGVLRNRGATAEIVSENNRSRIRTQIGGRRVTVFFYACNDGGCQSIQYRAVFQRNDRYTLAYVNAWNYEKRFAKTYLDNDGDLVLEWDVDLDGGVSVPFISESVQTFQTMLGAFDRFTPRDATPGGSRGRGPSDGQGPSGRSAPPSDVPPPATGGKGGSGVERPGERRT from the coding sequence ATGACGAAACGCCTGCCGGTCTTCGCTGCCATTGCTGCAACCCTGGCGTTCGCCAGCGCCATGCCGGATGCCTACGCCCAGAAGCGCGCGCCACAGCAGGAACGCCCGCCGCAGCGCGATGACGGCGCCCCGCTCGGCGAGACGATCGGCCGCATCACGCCGCAGCAGATGGCCGGCGTCCTGCGCAACCGTGGGGCAACGGCGGAGATTGTCAGCGAGAACAACCGCTCGCGGATCCGCACACAGATCGGCGGACGCCGGGTCACGGTCTTCTTCTATGCCTGCAACGATGGAGGCTGCCAGTCGATTCAGTACCGGGCGGTCTTCCAACGCAACGACCGCTACACGCTCGCCTATGTGAATGCCTGGAACTACGAGAAGCGCTTCGCGAAGACCTATCTCGACAATGACGGCGACCTCGTCCTCGAATGGGACGTCGATCTCGACGGCGGCGTGTCGGTGCCGTTCATCTCGGAATCGGTCCAGACCTTCCAGACCATGCTCGGCGCCTTCGACCGGTTCACACCGCGTGATGCGACGCCCGGCGGCTCCCGGGGGCGTGGTCCGAGCGATGGGCAGGGCCCGTCGGGACGGTCGGCCCCGCCGAGCGACGTCCCGCCGCCGGCAACCGGTGGCAAGGGCGGATCGGGCGTGGAACGGCCTGGCGAACGTCGGACGTGA
- a CDS encoding DMT family transporter yields MALFHPRLLALLAMALTVSIYGGQFVSVRLGYQSDLTPYDIAALRFLFAGVVMLPFFLTQGGLVDCMGMGWRRGLAIVVLGGAPLTVFSNIGLGYAPAAHAAAIQPGMVAVTATLFAYLSAGRRVPGGVVAGFAVVLGGLAAIALAGSRGEAGQGTVVGDLIFIICGLAWGFFTSLCARWKVGSLAGAAVVSTVSMLTYVPIYVAFLTPRIMEAPWSVILFHGINQGLLNVVVGILLWTYGTRVLGVAVAARFPPVIPVLGTLIGIPVLGEVPGPVAAIGVVAIVAGLAIVAIVGARAARRLEG; encoded by the coding sequence ATGGCCCTGTTCCACCCCCGTCTCCTCGCGCTGCTGGCCATGGCCCTGACCGTCTCCATCTATGGCGGCCAGTTCGTCTCTGTCCGGCTTGGTTACCAGTCCGATCTCACACCCTACGACATCGCAGCGCTGCGGTTCCTGTTTGCTGGCGTCGTCATGCTGCCGTTCTTCCTGACGCAGGGCGGACTTGTCGATTGCATGGGGATGGGCTGGCGGAGAGGGCTCGCCATTGTCGTTCTTGGCGGTGCCCCACTTACCGTATTCTCGAATATCGGGCTCGGCTACGCGCCGGCCGCCCACGCCGCTGCGATCCAGCCTGGAATGGTGGCGGTGACCGCGACGCTTTTTGCCTATCTGTCAGCCGGCCGTCGGGTTCCGGGCGGTGTCGTCGCCGGGTTTGCCGTCGTACTGGGCGGGCTGGCCGCCATCGCGCTGGCGGGCTCCCGCGGCGAGGCAGGGCAGGGGACGGTGGTCGGCGATCTGATCTTCATCATCTGCGGGCTGGCCTGGGGCTTCTTCACGTCGCTGTGCGCGCGCTGGAAGGTGGGATCGCTCGCCGGGGCAGCCGTTGTGTCCACCGTCTCCATGCTGACCTACGTGCCGATCTATGTCGCTTTCCTGACGCCTCGCATCATGGAAGCCCCGTGGAGCGTGATCCTGTTCCACGGCATCAACCAGGGACTGTTGAACGTGGTCGTGGGGATCCTGCTCTGGACTTATGGCACCCGCGTGCTGGGCGTTGCCGTCGCGGCCCGTTTCCCGCCCGTCATCCCGGTTCTCGGTACGCTGATCGGCATACCGGTTCTTGGCGAGGTTCCTGGGCCCGTGGCGGCAATCGGCGTGGTGGCTATTGTCGCCGGGCTTGCCATTGTCGCCATTGTCGGTGCGCGCGCCGCCCGGCGCCTTGAGGGTTAA
- a CDS encoding FtsB family cell division protein, with protein sequence MVVRTRFHRFLQTVALYVLAAGAISYFGFHAYHGDHGIRAREQFLTEMSDLRRELRDLKRERAEVERRVTLMSGTAIDPDMLDQRAREILNYVDPHDLVLVDRNRR encoded by the coding sequence ATGGTCGTCCGCACACGATTCCACCGCTTCTTGCAGACCGTCGCGCTCTACGTCCTCGCGGCGGGTGCAATCTCGTATTTCGGCTTCCATGCCTATCACGGCGACCATGGTATCCGGGCCCGCGAGCAGTTTCTGACCGAAATGTCGGATCTTCGGCGCGAACTGCGGGACCTGAAGCGCGAGCGAGCGGAGGTCGAGCGCCGCGTCACCCTGATGAGCGGTACCGCGATCGATCCTGACATGCTGGACCAGCGTGCACGTGAAATCCTCAATTATGTCGATCCCCACGACCTCGTGCTGGTGGACCGCAACCGCCGGTGA
- the pdhA gene encoding pyruvate dehydrogenase (acetyl-transferring) E1 component subunit alpha yields MAAVRTKSAPAAKPASRTAAKTASKPTLSRDQEIAAYREMLLIRRFEEKAGQMYGMGLIGGFCHLYIGQEAVVVGMQMASKPGDQVITGYRDHGHMLATGMQANGVMAELTGRRGGYSRGKGGSMHMFSSEKHFYGGHGIVGAQVSLGTGLAFANRYRGNDNVSLTYFGDGAANQGQVYESFNMAALWKLPVIYVIENNRYAMGTAVSRASAQTDFSKRGLSFNIPGEQVDGMDIRETYAAGLRAMEWCRAGKGPYILEMQTYRYRGHSMSDPAKYRTKDEVQKMRTEHDPIEQVRERLLEVWKVSEDELKKIDSAVRDIVAESAEFATNDPEPDVSELWTDILK; encoded by the coding sequence ATGGCCGCCGTCCGGACCAAGAGCGCACCAGCCGCCAAGCCAGCCAGCCGAACCGCAGCCAAGACGGCCTCGAAACCGACCTTGTCGCGCGATCAGGAGATTGCGGCCTACCGCGAGATGCTGCTGATCCGCCGCTTCGAGGAGAAGGCCGGCCAGATGTACGGCATGGGCCTGATTGGCGGGTTCTGCCATCTCTATATCGGCCAGGAAGCGGTCGTGGTCGGCATGCAGATGGCGTCAAAGCCGGGCGATCAGGTCATCACCGGCTACCGCGACCATGGCCACATGCTCGCGACCGGCATGCAGGCGAATGGCGTGATGGCGGAGCTGACCGGCCGGCGCGGCGGATATTCCCGCGGCAAGGGCGGCTCCATGCACATGTTCTCGTCGGAGAAGCACTTCTACGGCGGGCATGGCATCGTCGGTGCGCAGGTTTCGCTCGGCACCGGGCTCGCCTTCGCCAACCGCTATCGCGGCAACGACAATGTCTCGCTGACCTATTTCGGCGATGGCGCGGCCAACCAGGGCCAGGTCTACGAGAGCTTCAACATGGCGGCCTTGTGGAAGCTGCCGGTCATCTACGTGATCGAGAACAACCGCTACGCCATGGGCACGGCGGTGTCGCGCGCCTCGGCGCAGACCGATTTCTCCAAGCGCGGCCTGTCGTTCAACATTCCGGGCGAGCAGGTCGACGGCATGGATATCCGCGAGACCTATGCTGCTGGCCTGCGGGCGATGGAATGGTGCCGGGCCGGCAAGGGTCCCTACATCCTGGAGATGCAGACCTATCGCTACCGTGGTCACTCCATGTCCGACCCGGCCAAGTACCGGACCAAGGACGAGGTGCAGAAGATGCGCACCGAGCACGACCCGATCGAGCAGGTGCGCGAGCGGCTCCTTGAGGTCTGGAAGGTCTCCGAGGACGAACTCAAGAAGATCGATTCCGCTGTCCGCGACATCGTCGCGGAGTCGGCTGAATTCGCCACCAATGATCCCGAGCCGGATGTGTCCGAGCTCTGGACCGACATCCTCAAGTGA
- a CDS encoding pyruvate dehydrogenase complex E1 component subunit beta, whose amino-acid sequence MPINILMPALSPTMEKGNLAKWTKNEGDKVKPGDVIAEIETDKATMEVEAIDEGILSKIIVPAGTQDVPVNELIAILTAEGEDASAAAVPAAKAAAPTPVAAPAIQTAHAAAPAQPAPVSAASDEIPAGTEMVTQTVREALRDAMAEEMRKDETVFVMGEEVAEYQGAYKVTQGLLQEFGARRVIDTPITEHGFAGIGVGAAFTGLRPIVEFMTFNFAMQAIDQIINSAAKTLYMSGGQMGCPIVFRGPNGAASRVAAQHSQDYSAWYSHIPGLKVVAPYTASDAKGLMKAAIRDPNPIIFLENEILYGQSFEVPKLDDFVLPIGKARIARPGKDVTIVAWSIGMSYALKAAAELEKLGIDAEVIDLRTLRPLDTDTVIASVMKTGRVVTIEEGWQQSGVAAEISARVVERAFDYLDAPPARVSGKDVPMPYAANLEKLALPTVADVIEAVKAVTYK is encoded by the coding sequence ATGCCTATCAACATCCTGATGCCGGCGCTCTCGCCCACGATGGAGAAGGGCAATCTTGCCAAATGGACCAAGAATGAGGGCGACAAGGTCAAGCCCGGCGACGTGATCGCCGAGATCGAGACCGACAAGGCCACCATGGAGGTCGAGGCGATCGACGAGGGCATCCTGTCCAAGATCATCGTGCCCGCAGGCACCCAGGATGTTCCGGTCAACGAACTGATTGCCATCCTGACCGCGGAGGGCGAGGATGCATCCGCCGCTGCGGTTCCCGCAGCGAAGGCGGCCGCGCCGACCCCTGTGGCCGCGCCTGCCATCCAGACGGCCCATGCGGCAGCACCCGCTCAACCGGCTCCGGTGTCAGCTGCATCCGACGAAATTCCGGCCGGCACCGAGATGGTGACCCAGACGGTGCGCGAGGCGCTCCGCGATGCCATGGCGGAGGAGATGCGCAAGGACGAGACCGTCTTCGTCATGGGCGAGGAAGTCGCGGAATATCAGGGCGCCTACAAGGTCACCCAGGGTCTGCTGCAGGAGTTCGGCGCCCGTCGCGTCATCGACACGCCGATCACCGAGCATGGCTTTGCCGGTATCGGCGTCGGCGCGGCCTTCACGGGGCTCAGGCCGATCGTCGAGTTCATGACGTTCAACTTCGCCATGCAGGCGATCGACCAGATCATCAATTCGGCGGCCAAGACGCTCTACATGTCCGGCGGCCAGATGGGCTGCCCCATCGTGTTCCGCGGCCCGAATGGTGCAGCCTCGCGCGTTGCCGCGCAGCACAGCCAGGACTATTCGGCCTGGTACTCTCACATTCCCGGCCTGAAGGTGGTCGCGCCCTATACGGCAAGCGACGCCAAGGGCCTGATGAAGGCAGCGATCCGCGATCCGAACCCGATCATCTTCCTTGAGAACGAGATCCTCTACGGCCAGAGCTTCGAAGTGCCGAAGCTCGACGATTTCGTCCTGCCCATCGGCAAGGCGCGCATCGCCCGGCCGGGCAAGGACGTGACGATCGTCGCCTGGTCGATCGGCATGAGCTATGCGCTGAAGGCCGCGGCCGAACTTGAGAAGCTCGGCATCGATGCCGAGGTGATCGACCTGCGCACCCTGCGCCCGCTCGACACCGACACCGTCATTGCCTCGGTCATGAAGACCGGCCGGGTCGTCACCATCGAGGAAGGCTGGCAGCAGTCGGGCGTTGCGGCCGAAATCTCGGCCCGCGTGGTTGAGCGCGCCTTCGACTATCTCGATGCACCGCCAGCCCGCGTCTCGGGCAAGGACGTGCCGATGCCCTATGCCGCCAACCTCGAGAAGCTCGCGCTGCCGACGGTTGCCGACGTCATCGAGGCCGTGAAGGCCGTGACCTACAAGTGA